In the genome of Rhizobium rhizogenes, one region contains:
- a CDS encoding MurR/RpiR family transcriptional regulator: protein MDIFARIQEDRGQFSQSERRIADILVSDFEFAVNASIIELAARAEVSPPTVTRFCRRLGCQSFSDFKVSLAKTAYVGIRYLTSEPSSTGPSDVAEEVLAKAQEALFLLHRTLDPALAEKAAIKIANGGMIYAFGAGGNSSMIASEIQNRLFRLGLRVSTSADHSMQLMMTAAARKEDVIIGSSFSGRNMELVKCFRLAREMGVSTIALTQSDTPLAVAADIVVAVNVPEGNNIFRPTSSRYAYLAAVDILATLAAYHHRQRSMVTLRHIKQQLVEHRDSDDKQLLGD from the coding sequence ATGGATATTTTCGCAAGAATACAGGAAGACAGGGGACAGTTCTCGCAATCGGAACGGCGGATCGCCGATATTCTGGTTTCGGACTTCGAATTCGCCGTCAACGCATCGATCATCGAGCTTGCCGCGCGCGCCGAGGTGTCCCCGCCGACAGTCACGCGGTTCTGCCGCAGGCTTGGTTGCCAGAGTTTTTCGGATTTCAAGGTCAGCCTCGCCAAGACCGCTTATGTCGGTATTCGTTACCTGACTTCGGAACCATCGAGCACCGGACCGTCGGATGTTGCCGAAGAGGTGCTTGCCAAGGCGCAGGAAGCGCTTTTCCTGCTGCACAGGACGCTCGATCCCGCCCTTGCCGAAAAGGCGGCGATCAAGATCGCCAATGGTGGCATGATCTACGCCTTCGGTGCCGGCGGCAATTCCTCGATGATCGCCTCGGAAATCCAGAACCGGCTGTTCCGCCTTGGCCTGCGTGTCTCCACCAGCGCCGATCACAGCATGCAGCTGATGATGACGGCCGCTGCGCGCAAGGAAGACGTGATTATCGGTTCGTCCTTTTCCGGTCGCAACATGGAGCTGGTGAAGTGTTTCAGGCTGGCGCGGGAGATGGGGGTCTCCACCATCGCGCTGACCCAGAGTGACACGCCGCTTGCCGTGGCTGCGGATATCGTCGTTGCCGTCAATGTGCCCGAGGGAAACAACATCTTCCGCCCGACCTCATCGCGTTACGCCTATTTGGCGGCCGTCGATATTCTGGCGACGCTTGCCGCCTATCACCATCGGCAGAGGTCGATGGTGACATTGCGCCACATCAAGCAGCAGCTCGTGGAGCATCGCGATTCGGATGACAAGCAATTGCTCGGTGACTGA
- a CDS encoding SDR family oxidoreductase: protein MKDRKDQLAVVTGAAGDIGRAIAAALSESHAKVVLVDIDADALSNALSQLSGPGFVAKTCDVTDPQDLARLAAEVSELGDVATLVNNAGAARAVSLHDTTADIWRRDNALNLEAPFLCFRAFEDALKRTRGSVVNITSVNGMAVFGHPAYSAAKAGLIHLTKLIAVEYGKFGIRSNAVAPGTVRTQAWEARAASNPQVFEEAKHWYPLQRIVRPEDVASAVAFLAGPQAQAISGVCLPVDCGLTAGQAPLARTFSQSEHY, encoded by the coding sequence ATGAAGGACAGGAAAGACCAGCTTGCCGTCGTTACCGGCGCGGCAGGTGACATTGGTCGGGCGATTGCGGCAGCACTTTCTGAAAGCCATGCGAAGGTGGTGCTCGTCGATATCGATGCCGACGCCTTGTCCAATGCGCTTTCCCAGCTTTCCGGTCCCGGCTTCGTTGCGAAGACCTGCGATGTCACCGATCCGCAGGACCTTGCGCGGCTGGCCGCCGAGGTTTCGGAACTGGGTGATGTCGCGACCCTCGTTAACAATGCGGGTGCAGCAAGGGCCGTCAGCCTGCATGACACGACCGCCGACATATGGCGCAGGGATAATGCCCTTAATCTGGAAGCGCCGTTTCTGTGCTTCAGGGCTTTCGAGGATGCGCTGAAGCGGACGCGGGGGTCTGTGGTCAATATCACCTCCGTCAACGGTATGGCGGTGTTCGGCCATCCGGCCTATAGCGCGGCCAAGGCCGGGCTGATCCATCTGACGAAGCTGATCGCCGTCGAATACGGAAAATTCGGTATCCGCTCCAACGCCGTGGCGCCCGGAACCGTGCGCACGCAGGCATGGGAAGCACGGGCGGCCAGCAATCCGCAGGTCTTCGAGGAGGCGAAGCACTGGTATCCGCTGCAACGGATCGTGCGGCCCGAAGATGTGGCCAGCGCCGTCGCATTTCTGGCCGGTCCACAGGCACAGGCCATCAGCGGCGTGTGCCTGCCGGTCGACTGCGGGCTGACGGCGGGGCAGGCGCCGCTGGCCCGGACTTTTTCGCAGTCTGAACACTACTGA
- a CDS encoding ABC transporter ATP-binding protein gives MGQLYLNNVRKNYGHFEVIKGVQLDIRDGEFVVFVGPSGCGKSTLLRMIAGLEDITAGDVVINGVKVNELPPVKRGIAMVFQSYALYPHMTVFENIAFPLRVEKMEESKIKEKVEGVAKILQLDQRLQQRPGMLSGGQRQRVAIGRAIVREPKIFLFDEPLSNLDAALRADMRIELTNLHRTLQATMIYVTHDQVEAMTMADRIVVLNAGEIAQVGAPLELYHKPANLFVAGFIGNPKMNFLKVTCKSVSAEGVTVEYEGQTVTVPVEPRAGLEGRQLTLGIRPEHTGLETADLNVKVAPSVIERLGVNTIAYGVAPTGENYCALLSGSAPVVVDEPIVTGIKAADCHLFDESGIALERRVDLSVLKLIQ, from the coding sequence TTGGGTCAGCTTTATCTCAACAACGTCCGCAAGAACTATGGACATTTCGAAGTCATCAAGGGCGTTCAGCTCGACATCAGGGATGGCGAGTTCGTCGTTTTTGTCGGCCCTTCGGGATGCGGCAAATCCACATTGCTGCGCATGATCGCCGGCCTTGAGGATATTACCGCGGGCGACGTCGTCATTAACGGCGTGAAGGTCAATGAATTGCCGCCGGTCAAACGCGGCATCGCCATGGTCTTCCAGTCCTATGCGCTCTATCCGCATATGACGGTTTTCGAAAACATCGCTTTTCCGCTGCGCGTCGAAAAGATGGAAGAGAGCAAGATCAAGGAAAAGGTCGAGGGGGTTGCCAAGATCCTGCAACTCGACCAGCGCCTGCAGCAGCGCCCCGGCATGTTGTCCGGCGGCCAGCGCCAGCGCGTCGCGATCGGCCGCGCCATCGTTCGCGAGCCGAAGATATTCCTGTTCGACGAGCCGCTGTCCAACCTCGATGCGGCACTTCGCGCCGACATGCGCATCGAACTTACCAATCTTCACCGGACGCTGCAGGCGACGATGATCTATGTCACCCACGATCAGGTGGAAGCCATGACCATGGCTGACCGCATCGTGGTGCTGAACGCCGGCGAAATCGCCCAGGTCGGTGCGCCGCTCGAGCTTTACCACAAACCGGCAAACCTGTTCGTGGCCGGTTTCATCGGCAATCCGAAAATGAATTTCCTGAAGGTCACCTGCAAGTCCGTCAGCGCCGAGGGCGTGACTGTGGAATATGAGGGTCAGACGGTAACGGTACCGGTGGAACCTCGCGCCGGCCTTGAAGGCAGGCAACTGACGCTTGGCATTCGCCCGGAACATACCGGTCTGGAAACGGCTGACCTGAACGTGAAGGTTGCGCCCAGCGTCATCGAGCGGCTGGGGGTGAACACGATCGCTTATGGCGTCGCCCCTACGGGCGAGAACTATTGCGCGTTGCTTTCCGGTTCCGCGCCTGTCGTCGTTGATGAACCGATCGTCACCGGCATCAAGGCGGCGGATTGCCACCTTTTCGATGAAAGCGGCATTGCGCTCGAACGGCGTGTCGACCTTTCCGTCCTCAAGCTGATCCAATAA